The Halorussus rarus genome includes the window CGTTAGATACCGGTAGTACACTTATCGCGCTGTACAAGCCAATTATATAATGGATGGGGAGCATAGTATTCGACATGGGCGACTCCGACAACCTCCCCGAAGCCGAAATTCGGCGCGCTGTGCGAGAAGAGATGTCAAGAGCGGGGCGGTCAGTTCTCTCAACTGTCTTTTGGACGATACTAGCAGCATTCACGGTTCTCGTTGGCCTTCAAGCGGTTCAAATGGCATTCTACACAACTGGCTTGGCTGCTGTGGCCTTTATTGCGGTTGGTATACTCGTTACGGGCGCTAGCATCTATCTCCTTTATCTCCTTCACTGGGCCTAGCAACGTGATGATACGATTGTAGAATTGAATCGACCATCCGCAGTCCTATCTAACGGCAGATTCATCCGGGGAGCTATCAAAACAATAGGGTTTCAACAGAGCCGAATCTCCAGAAATCAGATATCGTTTGCCCAATAGCTTGTGATGGGACAGTACATCTTTCGGTGAAATGTCATAACAAACGGGAAGAATGACTTTATCCATCTCATTCACATCCCGTTGGATTAGTGAATCTAATTCCTCTTGTGTCCAACTCTTCTCAAAGAAAGCTTCAGAAAGGACAACAATACCATGATCTGAGTTATGTAAACCGCGCTGAATTTCGTTCGGAATACTATCTCCGACAGAGAGCTCAAAATCATCATACCATACGTTTAGACCGCAATTTTCCAACTCCTTAGCCAGTGGTTCTACAAATTCATCTTTATCTTCTCCCGCATGGCTTACAAAAGCATCCCACATATTTCAGTTACTTATTGTCATTATTGCCCCAGGAGTTAAAAACTCATCTGTGAAAATGGTCAATACCTGGTCCATCCAGTTGGCACAAGTTGAGCGCGCGATCAGAATCCCGGTCTCAGAACTAAGCGAGAATAGTGTCTTGTGCGAGCGCT containing:
- a CDS encoding toll/interleukin-1 receptor domain-containing protein; the encoded protein is MWDAFVSHAGEDKDEFVEPLAKELENCGLNVWYDDFELSVGDSIPNEIQRGLHNSDHGIVVLSEAFFEKSWTQEELDSLIQRDVNEMDKVILPVCYDISPKDVLSHHKLLGKRYLISGDSALLKPYCFDSSPDESAVR